The following nucleotide sequence is from Candidatus Delongbacteria bacterium.
GAGGCCATGGTCTGCGACGTGGGGATGTCCGAGGCCCTGGGGCTGCGCAACTACGGCAAGAAGCAGGAGGAGATCTTCTTGGGGCGCGAGATCGCCCAGCACCGGGACTTCTCCGAGCGCACGGCCGAGCTGATCGATTCCGAGATCAACCGGATCCTGGAGGAGGCACGGCTGGAGACGGCGCGCCTGCTGCGCGACAACCGCGACAAGCTGGACCTGCTGGCCGAGGCGCTGCTGATCCATGAAATTCTCGACGCCGACGAGATCGTGCGCATCCTGAGCGGCGAGATCTTGGCCGCCCCCGTGCGGGTTCCCGAGCCGGACTCCGCCGCGGGCGGAGCCGGGGAGAGCGGACCCGCCCTGCCGGGGCCGGAGCTGGAGCCGCTGAGCCAGCCGGGAGTGGCCTGACGATGGCGGAACACCTGCCGGATGACGCGGAGGGGCGCCCCGCCGGCGGCGCGGCCCTGGATTCCCAGCAGGAGGCGCAGATCCGCGAGGAGGTGCGCCGCCAGATCGAGGCCGCCGACCAGCGCCGCGTCCAGGAGGACGAGGCCCGGCAGCACGCCGAGGTCTTGTTCCAGCAGGAGCAGGCCCGGCGCCGGATCATGGCCGAGGAAGCCCGCGCCTACTACCAGAACTCCCCCGACTACTACGAGTACATCAACGAGAACGGCGACTCGGAGTGGTTGACCCGCAAGCAGATCCTCGCCCGCGAAGGCTACTTCGACTACGAAGAGAACGTGGAGAACCTGGAGGAGGCCCGGCGCAAGATCTGGCTCAAGCTGGCAGCCTGGCTGGCGGGCGGCCTGGTGCTGGCGGGCCTGGCGATCTGGTACCTGCTGGATGAGCGCGGCAGCGTGGTCGTGCTCTGCAATGTGCCGGGCGCGCACATCATCGTCGACGGCCAGGACACGGGCAAGGTCACGGACGCGCGTCTGGACTTGAACCCCGGCGAGCACCTGCTGGAAGTGCGGCACGCCGGCTACCTGCCCGCCGACGAGCCCTTCGTGGTGTTGAAACTGGCTCCCCGCGGCGAGCTGGACGTGCAGATCCGGCTGCGTCCCCTGCCATGAGCCCCAAACCGGTCTACCTGGCCGGGCAGGGCTTTCGCTCCGCCGATCCGCCGCCCCGTCCCGTGCCCTGGCGACCGCTGGTCTGGATCCTGCCCCTGCTGCTGGCGGCGGGGCTGGCCGGCTGGCTCCTGCTGAAACCCCAACCCGCCCCGGGAACCGTGCGCGTGCTCAGCACGCCCGCCGGGGCCGAGATCTGGCTGGACCTGGCCTTCACCGGCCTGCACACGCCGGCGGAGCTGCCGCCGGGCGCCCGACCCGCCCTCCTGCAGGTGCGCCTGCCCGGCCACTTCGCCCAACCCCTCTCCGTGCGGCTGGATCCGGCCCGCTTGCCCGAGCAGGTGGAGTTCCAGCTGAGCATGCAGGCCCCGGCGCCCGCCCTCTCCGCCGACAGCGGCGCGGCCGAGGCCGGCGGGTTGCCTGCCGCCGCGCCGCCCGCCGCGCCCCCGGCGGTGGGACTGGCCCCCCTGCTGGAGAAGGCCCTGCGCCAGCCGGCCGGCGTGCCCGAGCACCCCGACGAATCCCTGCGACTCACCTGGCAGAACTGGGATCCCGCCTACCGGCTGAAGGTCGACGGCCGGGTCCTGGATCCGGCGGCGGCGCGCCAGTTGACGGG
It contains:
- a CDS encoding carboxypeptidase-like regulatory domain-containing protein, yielding MAEHLPDDAEGRPAGGAALDSQQEAQIREEVRRQIEAADQRRVQEDEARQHAEVLFQQEQARRRIMAEEARAYYQNSPDYYEYINENGDSEWLTRKQILAREGYFDYEENVENLEEARRKIWLKLAAWLAGGLVLAGLAIWYLLDERGSVVVLCNVPGAHIIVDGQDTGKVTDARLDLNPGEHLLEVRHAGYLPADEPFVVLKLAPRGELDVQIRLRPLP